One stretch of Rathayibacter festucae DSM 15932 DNA includes these proteins:
- a CDS encoding bifunctional folylpolyglutamate synthase/dihydrofolate synthase: MSDKDRYSEEDARLAREAADTVYAKLLKRLGEASPRPRLAPTRRAVDYMGDPQQAYPVIQVAGTNGKTSTSRMIESLLRAHGLRVGLFTSPHLERFNERIVIDGAPISDLSLATNWLDVEPYLTMTDAELVGRGESTLSFFEALTVLAYAAFADAPVDVAVIEVGMGGEWDSTNVADAQVAVFTPIALDHTRQLGATIEEIARTKSGIVKPAAAVVSAKQTPEAEAVLRQASELTESTIVFEGADFDVESTTVAVGGQLVSVRGLVTRYEQLLLPFFGDHQAENAAVAIAAVETFLGGGTQELTGNVLDEGFAAATSPGRLQIVGQSPRTVVDAAHNPHGAASLAAAIERYFDFDRVTAVLGVLAEKDAEGILRALLPVVDELIVTTAPSERGVPAEELAALARTVFPAESVRVAEDPDGALTAGRLLAARTDKGALLVTGSITLVGRTMTVARDENWLGA, translated from the coding sequence ATGTCTGACAAGGACCGCTACTCCGAGGAGGACGCCCGGCTCGCGCGTGAGGCGGCCGACACCGTCTACGCGAAGCTGCTGAAGCGGCTCGGCGAGGCGAGCCCCCGCCCGCGGCTCGCGCCGACGCGGCGCGCCGTCGACTACATGGGCGACCCGCAGCAGGCCTACCCCGTCATCCAGGTCGCCGGCACCAACGGCAAGACCTCGACCAGCCGGATGATCGAGAGCCTGCTCCGCGCCCACGGGCTGCGGGTCGGCCTCTTCACCAGCCCGCACCTCGAGCGCTTCAACGAGCGGATCGTCATCGACGGCGCGCCGATCTCCGACCTCAGCCTCGCCACGAACTGGCTCGACGTCGAGCCCTACCTCACCATGACCGACGCCGAGCTCGTCGGCCGGGGCGAGAGCACGCTCTCGTTCTTCGAGGCGCTCACCGTGCTGGCCTACGCCGCCTTCGCGGACGCCCCGGTCGACGTCGCGGTGATCGAGGTCGGCATGGGCGGCGAGTGGGACTCGACGAACGTCGCGGACGCGCAGGTCGCGGTCTTCACGCCGATCGCGCTCGACCACACCCGGCAGCTCGGAGCGACGATCGAGGAGATCGCCCGCACCAAGTCCGGCATCGTGAAGCCCGCTGCCGCCGTGGTGTCGGCGAAGCAGACCCCCGAGGCGGAGGCGGTGCTGCGGCAGGCGTCCGAGCTGACCGAGTCGACGATCGTGTTCGAGGGCGCCGACTTCGACGTCGAGTCGACCACGGTCGCCGTGGGCGGCCAGCTCGTCTCCGTCCGCGGTCTCGTCACCCGCTACGAGCAGCTGCTGCTGCCGTTCTTCGGCGACCACCAGGCCGAGAACGCGGCGGTCGCGATCGCCGCGGTCGAGACGTTCCTCGGCGGCGGCACGCAGGAGCTGACCGGGAACGTCCTCGACGAGGGCTTCGCCGCGGCGACCTCGCCCGGGCGCCTCCAGATCGTCGGCCAGTCACCGCGCACGGTCGTCGATGCGGCGCACAACCCGCACGGCGCCGCCTCGCTCGCCGCCGCGATCGAGCGCTACTTCGACTTCGACCGCGTCACCGCGGTCCTCGGCGTCCTCGCCGAGAAGGACGCGGAGGGCATCCTGCGCGCGCTCCTGCCGGTCGTCGACGAGCTCATCGTCACCACCGCCCCGAGCGAGCGCGGAGTCCCGGCCGAGGAGCTCGCCGCCCTCGCGCGCACCGTGTTCCCCGCGGAGTCGGTCCGCGTCGCCGAGGACCCGGACGGCGCGCTCACCGCAGGCCGCCTCCTCGCCGCCCGCACGGACAAGGGCGCCCTGCTCGTGACCGGATCGATCACCCTCGTCGGACGGACGATGACGGTCGCGCGCGACGAGAACTGGCTCGGCGCGTGA
- a CDS encoding DUF4233 domain-containing protein, with the protein MRAGRPRRNRTVRESLGSIVLGFEAVIVFLATLVAFGLKAADPVIVLVGGAVVCLALVATLGLLNRPVGFRIGWVLQFVIVATGVLVPIMFVIGAAFVALWTYCMVTGTKLDTQDRRAADGPTDPTPT; encoded by the coding sequence GTGAGGGCCGGCCGCCCGCGCCGGAACCGGACGGTCCGCGAGAGCCTCGGCTCGATCGTCCTCGGCTTCGAGGCCGTCATCGTCTTCCTCGCGACGCTCGTCGCCTTCGGGCTGAAGGCCGCCGATCCGGTGATCGTCCTGGTCGGGGGAGCGGTCGTCTGCCTCGCCCTCGTCGCGACGCTCGGCCTGCTGAACCGGCCCGTCGGCTTCCGGATCGGCTGGGTCCTCCAGTTCGTTATCGTGGCCACCGGTGTCCTGGTGCCGATCATGTTCGTCATCGGCGCGGCGTTCGTCGCCCTGTGGACCTACTGCATGGTCACCGGCACCAAGCTCGACACCCAGGACCGCCGCGCGGCGGACGGGCCCACCGACCCCACCCCCACCTAA
- the ndk gene encoding nucleoside-diphosphate kinase — MAIQETLVLVKPDGVARNLTGEILRRIEAKGYSLVDIKLVEADRELLAAHYAEHEGKPFYEPLVEFMESGPIVALRIAGDRVIEGFRSLAGTTDPTTAAPGTIRGDLGRDWGLKVQQNLVHGSDGAESAERELALWFA; from the coding sequence ATGGCCATCCAGGAGACCCTCGTCCTCGTCAAGCCCGACGGCGTCGCCCGCAACCTCACCGGCGAGATCCTTCGCCGCATCGAGGCGAAGGGCTACTCGCTCGTCGACATCAAGCTCGTCGAGGCCGACCGCGAGCTGCTCGCCGCCCACTACGCCGAGCACGAGGGCAAGCCGTTCTACGAGCCCCTCGTCGAGTTCATGGAGAGCGGCCCCATCGTCGCCCTCCGCATCGCCGGCGACCGCGTCATCGAGGGCTTCCGATCCCTCGCCGGCACGACCGACCCCACCACCGCCGCTCCCGGCACCATCCGCGGCGACCTCGGCCGCGACTGGGGCCTCAAGGTCCAGCAGAACCTCGTGCACGGCAGCGACGGTGCCGAATCCGCAGAGCGCGAGCTCGCGCTCTGGTTCGCCTGA
- a CDS encoding vitamin K epoxide reductase family protein, with product MSSDPEVPSAPTQQRPVLFAVLLIVLGVVGWIAAFTLTLDKFTSLSGSSEALGCDFSLLVQCSANLKSAQGAIFGFPNPLIGVAAWIAPIVVGAGLLAGARFDRWFWALFNLGFVFALAFVGWLIATSIFALGTLCPWCMLTWAVVIPGFWLVTLRNLREGVFPVPAAVRRFAGAAYGWVPFITIVCYLAIAVMAQVRLDVLSYL from the coding sequence GTGTCCAGCGATCCCGAGGTGCCGAGCGCCCCCACCCAGCAGCGTCCGGTCCTCTTCGCGGTGCTACTGATCGTTCTCGGCGTGGTCGGCTGGATCGCCGCGTTCACGCTGACGCTCGACAAGTTCACGTCGCTCAGCGGATCGTCGGAGGCCCTCGGCTGCGACTTCAGCCTGCTCGTGCAGTGCAGTGCCAACCTGAAGTCGGCGCAGGGCGCGATCTTCGGCTTCCCGAACCCGCTGATCGGCGTCGCGGCGTGGATCGCGCCGATCGTCGTCGGTGCCGGGCTGCTCGCGGGGGCGCGCTTCGACCGCTGGTTCTGGGCGCTGTTCAACCTCGGCTTCGTCTTCGCGCTCGCCTTCGTCGGCTGGCTGATCGCGACGAGCATCTTCGCCCTCGGGACGCTCTGCCCCTGGTGCATGCTCACCTGGGCCGTCGTCATCCCCGGCTTCTGGCTGGTGACCCTCCGCAACCTCCGCGAGGGCGTGTTCCCGGTCCCCGCCGCGGTCCGCCGCTTCGCCGGCGCCGCGTACGGCTGGGTGCCGTTCATCACCATCGTCTGCTACCTGGCGATCGCCGTGATGGCCCAGGTGCGACTCGACGTGCTGTCCTACCTCTGA
- a CDS encoding Rne/Rng family ribonuclease, translated as MVEDNSTGGSEPDRDEPRSGARKISRLFGGRRTNRRAGSSASATGETIIDTNDAEQNGSDTAAPDTAAQDTEQTTAPDASAEPGETEGPASTGAAFFTAGPESPADAEQSATEESAPRRPPLPSTSLLFQAPILPDYVQLTPLPPRGAPLGVREERDEPEEEQGSVRRRSRRRSGESDRGGSDDPENTVVRVRQPREQREPREAREPELITEPQRIKGSTRLEAKKQRRRDGRDAGRRRTVVTESEFLARREAVDRVMVVRSKEDSIRIGVLEDGVLAEHYVARSQEASLIGNVYLGRVQNVLPSMEAAFVDIGRGRNAVLYSGEVDWDAANNAGGPRRIELALKPGDRVLVQVTKDPVGHKGARLTSQISLPGRYLVYVPNGSMNGISRKLPDTERARLKKILKEVLPENVGVIVRTAAEGATEEQLTVDVERLTAQWTALSTKAATGQAPALLHSEPDLLIKIVRDVFNEDFEKMVIAGDDARETIELYLSQVAPDLLERVQVYSGEQDAFDEFRITEQIEKALERKVWLPSGGSLVIDRTEAMTVVDVNTGKFVGSGGNLEETVTKNNLEAAEEIVRQLRLRDIGGIIVVDFIDMVLESNRDLVLRRLVECLSRDRTKHQVAEVTSLGLVQMTRKKLGLGLLETFSENCEVCAGRGVIVQHDPVVKHRSTAAPQQERRRGGKPAGEQPSNGRSGSAGQNGYSAQNGAGAQNGSKPVSTHAITDDAKNALAQIAASTIHPAAVRHAAEEAVALVDEATTTAETQPAEQQADSSAEQSGEQSAERQGESSGRRERPARGERRRRGRDREPRQETPESGEQQESAPAARETAQEPAAQEPAAQPVAAEAPAAQAPVVPILDIPIPPAPVVTERRVPSAVAEHLLDSVLDALPAPKQPGQGRAKSRRVTTAALTGIAVVPEQTPRRAQ; from the coding sequence ATGGTGGAAGACAACAGCACGGGCGGATCCGAACCGGACCGCGACGAGCCCCGCAGCGGGGCCAGGAAGATCAGTCGCCTCTTCGGTGGCCGTCGGACGAACCGACGGGCCGGATCGAGCGCATCAGCGACAGGGGAAACGATCATCGACACGAACGACGCCGAGCAGAACGGGTCGGACACCGCCGCCCCGGACACGGCAGCCCAGGACACCGAGCAGACCACCGCGCCGGACGCGAGCGCCGAGCCCGGCGAGACGGAAGGGCCGGCCTCGACCGGCGCCGCCTTCTTCACCGCCGGCCCGGAGTCGCCGGCCGACGCCGAGCAGTCCGCGACGGAGGAGTCCGCTCCCCGCCGCCCGCCGCTGCCGAGCACGTCGCTGCTCTTCCAGGCGCCGATCCTGCCCGACTACGTCCAGCTGACCCCGCTGCCGCCCCGAGGCGCGCCGCTCGGCGTCCGCGAGGAGCGCGACGAGCCGGAGGAGGAGCAGGGCTCCGTCCGCCGCCGCTCGCGTCGCCGCAGCGGCGAGAGCGACCGCGGCGGCTCCGACGACCCCGAGAACACCGTCGTCCGGGTCCGTCAGCCGCGCGAGCAGCGCGAGCCCCGCGAGGCGCGCGAGCCGGAGCTCATCACCGAGCCGCAGCGCATCAAGGGCTCGACCCGCCTGGAGGCCAAGAAGCAGCGCCGCCGCGACGGCCGCGACGCCGGCCGACGCCGCACGGTCGTCACCGAGTCCGAGTTCCTCGCCCGCCGGGAGGCCGTCGACCGCGTCATGGTCGTTCGCTCCAAGGAGGACAGCATCCGCATCGGCGTGCTCGAGGACGGCGTCCTCGCCGAGCACTACGTCGCCCGCTCGCAGGAGGCGTCGCTGATCGGCAACGTCTACCTCGGCCGCGTGCAGAACGTCCTGCCCAGCATGGAGGCGGCCTTCGTCGACATCGGGCGCGGCCGCAACGCCGTGCTCTACTCCGGCGAGGTCGACTGGGACGCCGCGAACAACGCCGGCGGTCCCCGCCGCATCGAGCTCGCGCTCAAGCCCGGCGACCGCGTGCTCGTCCAGGTCACCAAGGACCCGGTCGGCCACAAGGGCGCGCGCCTGACCAGCCAGATCTCGCTGCCGGGCCGCTACCTCGTCTACGTGCCCAACGGCTCGATGAACGGCATCTCGCGCAAGCTCCCGGACACGGAGCGCGCGCGCCTCAAGAAGATCCTCAAGGAGGTCCTCCCCGAGAACGTGGGCGTCATCGTCCGCACGGCCGCCGAGGGCGCCACGGAGGAGCAGCTCACGGTCGACGTCGAGCGCCTCACCGCGCAGTGGACCGCGCTCAGCACCAAGGCCGCGACCGGCCAGGCGCCGGCGCTGCTGCACAGCGAGCCCGACCTGCTGATCAAGATCGTCCGCGACGTCTTCAACGAGGACTTCGAGAAGATGGTGATCGCCGGCGACGACGCCCGCGAGACCATCGAGCTCTACCTCAGCCAGGTCGCCCCCGACCTGCTCGAGCGAGTGCAGGTCTACTCCGGCGAGCAGGACGCGTTCGACGAGTTCCGCATCACCGAGCAGATCGAGAAGGCCCTCGAGCGCAAGGTCTGGCTGCCCAGCGGCGGCTCGCTCGTGATCGACCGCACCGAGGCCATGACGGTCGTCGACGTGAACACCGGCAAGTTCGTCGGCTCCGGCGGCAACCTCGAGGAGACGGTCACCAAGAACAACCTCGAGGCCGCCGAGGAGATCGTCCGCCAGCTCCGGCTGCGCGACATCGGCGGCATCATCGTCGTCGACTTCATCGACATGGTGCTCGAGTCCAACCGCGATCTCGTGCTCCGGCGCCTGGTCGAGTGCCTGAGCCGCGACCGGACCAAGCACCAGGTCGCCGAGGTCACCTCGCTCGGCCTCGTGCAGATGACCCGCAAGAAGCTCGGCCTCGGCCTCCTCGAGACCTTCAGCGAGAACTGCGAGGTCTGCGCGGGCCGCGGCGTCATCGTCCAGCACGACCCCGTGGTCAAGCACCGCTCGACCGCTGCTCCGCAGCAGGAGCGCCGCCGCGGCGGCAAGCCGGCCGGCGAGCAGCCCTCGAACGGCCGCAGCGGCTCGGCCGGTCAGAACGGCTACAGCGCCCAGAACGGCGCCGGCGCGCAGAACGGCTCCAAGCCGGTCAGCACCCACGCCATCACCGACGACGCCAAGAACGCGCTCGCGCAGATCGCCGCGAGCACGATCCACCCGGCCGCCGTCCGGCACGCCGCGGAGGAGGCCGTCGCCCTCGTCGACGAGGCCACGACCACCGCGGAGACGCAGCCGGCCGAGCAGCAGGCCGACTCGTCCGCCGAGCAGTCGGGCGAGCAGTCCGCGGAGCGTCAGGGCGAGTCGTCCGGCCGCCGCGAGCGTCCCGCCCGGGGCGAGCGCCGTCGCCGGGGCCGCGACCGCGAGCCGCGCCAGGAGACGCCGGAGTCCGGCGAGCAGCAGGAGTCCGCTCCCGCCGCCCGCGAGACGGCCCAGGAGCCCGCAGCGCAGGAGCCCGCGGCTCAGCCCGTCGCGGCCGAGGCTCCTGCGGCCCAGGCCCCGGTGGTCCCGATCCTCGACATCCCGATCCCGCCCGCTCCGGTCGTGACCGAGCGCCGGGTGCCCAGCGCCGTCGCCGAGCACCTGCTCGACTCCGTCCTGGACGCGCTGCCCGCACCCAAGCAGCCCGGCCAGGGCCGCGCCAAGAGCCGTCGGGTCACCACGGCGGCGCTCACCGGGATCGCGGTCGTGCCCGAGCAGACGCCGCGCCGCGCGCAGTAG
- a CDS encoding DUF4031 domain-containing protein — MAILLDAARWPAHDTLWAHLVSDSSLEELHAFARRVGLPERGFDLDHYDVPAARREELLAAGAVPVGSRELVERLRDSGLRVKGRDRDAERARRRLSPGTGPH; from the coding sequence ATGGCGATCCTCCTCGACGCGGCGCGCTGGCCCGCCCACGACACGCTCTGGGCCCACCTCGTCAGCGACTCCTCCCTGGAGGAGCTGCACGCCTTCGCGCGCCGCGTCGGGCTGCCGGAGCGCGGCTTCGACCTCGACCACTACGACGTGCCCGCCGCGCGTCGCGAGGAGCTGCTGGCGGCGGGTGCCGTGCCCGTGGGCAGCCGCGAGCTGGTCGAGCGGCTCCGCGACAGCGGCCTGCGGGTGAAGGGCCGGGACCGGGACGCGGAGAGGGCCCGGCGCCGGCTCTCGCCGGGCACCGGGCCCCACTGA